The genomic interval TCCTTGCGGCGGAAACTGCCATTGAGGCAAAGAAATCCTCAGACTTCTCGGAAAAATCATTTTCTCGGTATAAAGACAAAATGATGGAATCTTTCGTAGCGAAAGATGCGTATAACTTCAAAGGTATAGAGGAAGTTACCTGGGGAAAACTGGCACATAAGATCATGCCATCGCTGATGGAGGATGTCCTTGTGAATATGTTTCTCACAGATAGCACGCCAAAGAAGCATCTGACAGAACTTATCAGGAAAGCCATGAAGGAAAATAATGTTAAAAGTTCTGATTTGCTAATGGAAGGGTATAAAATGATCAGGAGGATGTAAACTTGAAAGTAGAAGAAAAATTGTCTTTGTTAAATTACAAAACCGATCCGGAATATGCGCATATTACGATAAAGCCGCCTATCTGTGCAGTCTGTCCGGATCATTTTTGTACATTTGCCTGTCCGGCGAAATGCTATACGCTTTTGAACGGTAAGCTAAATTTCAAGTATGAAGACTGCGTCGAGTGCGGGACCTGCTTTGTCGCATGTGCGCACGATAGCGTTACATGGACTAACCCGAAAGGCGCTCACGGGGTAAAATACAAATTTGGGTGATTCTATGGCTCTTGAATTGGTTGTAATAACAAAAATAGTTCCGGATGGAAGTGAGGTCTTTATCGATCCTGTTAACCTCACGTTGAACAGATCGCTCGCAACGAATGTGCTAAATCCTGCCGACGAGAACGCGCTTGAGCTTGCGCTTCAGGTAAAGGCAAGATATGGTGGGAGAATCACGGTACTGTCTATGACACCTCCATTCGCTATACCGTATCTTGAGGAGTGCGTCGGTAGAGGTGCCGACAGGGCAATCCTGTTAAGTGATAAGGCGGTTGCTGGATCGGATACTTATCCAACTAGCCTTGCGATTGCAGCCGGAATCAGGCATATCGGTAAAGTGGACATTGTTTTCGCGGGTGAAAAGACCTCGGATTCGAGCACAGGCCACGTCGGGCCAGGAGTTGCTGAATTTCTTGATGCTGAACTCGCCTCTTATGTAAGTTCCGTTGAATACGATGACGGTTACGTTATAGCTACAAGGGAGTTTGAGGAAGGAACTGAAGTTGTAAAGATACCTACACCTGCAGTTGTAACGGTTCTAACCAACTCAAATAATCCAAGGAAAGCGTCGCTCAGAAGGAAAATTGACGCGATAAGGCAGGGAGTAATAGTGTGGGATCTAAAGGAAGTTGGTCTCCCGCCATATGCCGTCGGCCTGAGAAATTCTCCAACCATCGTTAAGAGGATGATTCCTTTCCCGAGAAGGGACAGGAAAGCAGAGAAGATAACGATAGAAAACATAGGAAAACTTGTGGACGTTTTTGAGCAGAATAAACTGATAAAAGGCGGTGAGTGAAGATGGTTGAACTGGTTAAGGCAACACCCCCCGAAGACATTTCTCAATGGAAGGACGTAATGGTTTACTGTGAAACTTTCCAAAATAAGCTTACAAGGGCTGCTCAGGAAATGATTGGCCGTGGGAGATCGATGGCCGATAAAACAAAGACCAAATTGATTGGAGTAGTTATTGGAAGCGACATAAGTGATACTGCAAAAGAAGCGGGTTATTATGGATGTGACCGAGTGATTGCTTTTCAATCAAGTGCTTTTGATATGTATAAGTCCCGGCCATTTACGGATAACCTCACAGCGGCGGTGAAAGAGGCAAAGCCAAATATCCTTATAGTTCCGGGAACACACAATGGTCGTGACCTGGCTGCCAGGACAGCAATAAGGGTCCAGAGTGGTCTGACTGCGGACTGCATGGAGATAGATGTTGAAGAGGAGACAGGTATACTTATAGCAAGGAGGCCGGATTATGGCGACAGCACCATGTCAGAGATTAGGTGTGAAAAGCACAGGCCGCAGATGGCAACCTCACGCCCTGGCACATTCGAGGTTCCCCCGAGGGATGATAAAAGAAAATTCAAGGTTGATCTCAGAGAAGTAAAGGTTAAAAAGGGCCAGATCAAGGAGGAGATACTCTCGTTCAAACCTCGTAGCGGAGAAGATATATCGACAGCGAAGATCGTTGTGGCAGGCGGCCTTGGAATGGGCAAGCCTGAAGGCCTCAGGCTCGTGGAAGAACTTGCCAATGAACTCGGAGGGGTTGTTGGCGTTTCCAGGCCCATTGCCGATATTGGATGGATCTCCAGGAGCCACCAGGTTGGACAAACGGGCATTACTGTGAGACCAAATCTGTACATTGCTGCAGGCATATCTGGAAAGCCACAGCACACAGTAGGAATGGCAAACAGCAAACTGATCGTATCGATTAATACGGACCCTGATGCTGAAATGAACAAAAACGCAGACTATGTGATTGTCGACGACTTATACAACGTGATTCCGGCACTCATAGAAGAGATCAAAAAAAGAAAAGGTGCTGAGAACATAGAAGTAACCCAGAAGAAAAAGAAGAAGGCGTAAGCTTTCCTTCATTATTTTAAGCGGGGGAATTATTTAATATCATATAGTTTGAACGGGGTTCTTTTCATTGATCTCTTTTAGAACCGCACTAATAAATCCGCTCACGGGCATAACTTTCTGTTCGCCTTTGCGATTCCTCACGGAAATAGTGTTTTCCTTCTCTTCCCTTTCGCCTACAACGAGTATATAAGAAGGCCTCATTGATCTGATCATCTTCAGTTTCTTGTTGAGCGTTTCCGATCCGAGATCAATCTTTGCCCTTATCCCTTCCTTGGAAAGTTCGGATGCAACATTCCTGGCATAAGAATCGAACTTCTCGCTAACTGGAACAACGTAAGCTTGAAGAGGACTCAACCACGTAGGAAACTTGCCAGCAAAATGTTCTATCAGGATCGCCATGAAACGTTCGTACGACCCATATATGGCTCTATGAACGATCACGGGCTTCTCCTGTATACCGTCCTGGTTAACATAAAACAAACCGAAATTTATTGGCATAAAGAAGTCTATCTGTATTGTCGCCACCTGCCACAGCCGCCCAAGAGCGTCCTTTATGTGAATGTCTATCTTTGGCCCGTAGAACGCTGCCTCGCCAATCTTTTCTCCGTAGACAATTCCTTCATCGTTTAATGCCTCCTTGAGCTGATCGGTAGCTTGATCCCAGTGAGTGAAATCCGGCTTGAAATCCTTGCCGCCGCAATTTGGGCATGAAAGCTCCTCGGAAAGAGAAGCTTTTCTTGCCTCAATCTTTGTTCCACAGCTAGAGCAAATATAAGAGATCAGGAAATCATCAGGTTTCTCCTTGTCTATGATGCTCAGATCATAGTTCATGTCAATTTTTCCAAATATCGTGCTGTAGACTATGCTCACCATTCTGAGTATCGATTTTACTTCCTGTAAAACCTGGTCAAGTCTCAGAAATGCGTGTCCGTCATCCTGCGTGAACATCCTCGGCCGCGTCAGTCCACCAACTTCTCCGGATTTTTCATACCTGTATACGGTAGCCTGTTCACTGTATCTCACGGGCATTTCCCTGTAACTCTTTGGGCTTCTCTGGAATATTATTATGTGCCCAGGGCAGTTCATGGGTTTGATACCGTAAGAATCACCATCATCGAGCGTGAATACGAACATGTTCGATCTGTATTTGGCATAATGCCCGGATCTTTTCCAGAGTATGTCCCGGTATACATGCGGAGTCGCTACCTCCTCCCAACCAAATTCTGAATTGAGACCCTTCATGAAAGTCATGAGCTCGTTTCTCACTATAACCCCATTAGGGGGGTAGAATGGAAAGCCCAGGGCAACGTCGGTGTCGAACGTGAAAAGATCCATTTCTTTGCCAATTTTCCTGTGATCCCTTTTTGCAGCTTCTTCCCTGTTCTGAAGAAACGCCTTCAGGTCCTTCTCCTTCGTAAAAACCGTGCCGTATATCCTTACAAGCCTGGTCTCCTTCTCGTCACCTTTATAATTGGTACTCGCGACGTTAAGGAGCCTGAAGTACTTTATGTACCCGGTAGAAGGAACATGTGGACCCAGACAGAAATCTCCAAAGTTACCCTGGATATAAACGGTCGATTTTGAACCCGCTGGAACATTCGCAATGACTTTGTCGATCTTGTAGCGGTTTCCAGAGAAACGGGAGATCAGCTCTTCCCTTGTCATCTCTTTTCTGATTATCGGGTAATTTGCATCAGAGAGCTTGTGCATCCTCCCTTCTATCCTTGCAAGATCCTCTTCTGTCGGCGGAGGCATCTCTATGTCATAGTAAAAGCCATCATCAGTTGCAGGGCCTGCATTCAACTTAGCATCTGGATAGAGTTCCATAACTGCCTGCGCAAGAAGATGGGCGGCAGAATGCCTCAGTATTTTAAGGCCATCCGGAGATTCAAGGAATACTGGTTCAATTGTCTCGTCTCCTGCAGCAACTGCGCTTAGATCTCGAGCCGTTCCATTTACAAGCACCGCAATAGCGCCTTTTACACCATTCTTCTTTAATAGATCTCCGAAAGACTCACCTGCGACAAAGGAAATTTTCATATTAAGCCAACTGGCATTTAATGCACCAATTTATTTTTTTGTCCTTATCCGCGGGATCTTTCAACATTGTGAAAGATCCTGTGAGTGTCATTGACCTTCTTTTTCTTCCCGTAACGGTGTGAGTTTTCTGGATTCTATAAGATCGATTATCTTGTTGATATCATTGTAGCTTGGCCTGTCACCTGTCAATTTAGGAACTTCCGAACGAATGACCTCCTTTACTGCCTGGACTTTCGGAGCTATGGGAAGATCAAGGAATTCCGTACCCTGCGACCCTAGGAGAAACTCTATGGCGATAATCCTCTCCAGGTTTTTGTTCACCTGTATCAGCTTTAATGCGGAATTCATGCCCATGCTCACATGATCCTCCTGGTTCGCAGATGTGGGAATACTATCTGCTGATGAAGGATAAGATAAAACTTTGTTCATATTGCAAAGAGACGCTGCAACGTACTGAGGGATCATGTATCCTGAGTTATATCCGCTATTCTCAACAAGAAACGGCGGGAGGCCACTTAAGTTGGAATCCACCATTCTCGCTATTCTGCGTTCAATGATATTCCCGAGATCCGTGAGCGCGATGGACACAAAATCGCAGCCAAAGGCTACCGGCTCTCCGTGAAAATTACCTACGGAAACGTAGTCGTCCCCTTTTATGAGTGGGTTATCGGTAACCGAATTTATCTCATCCTGCACAACGGTATTAACATAATTCAGTGTGTCAAGCACAGCGCCATAGACCTGGGGAATACACCTCAGGGAATAGGCGTCCTGTATTTTCGTTTTTGAAGAAGCCATAACATTTTCACTGCCGGATATTATATTCCTGAATTGAGCTGCAATCGCCTTCTGCCCGTTATGCCTCCTTGTTTCAACCGCCCATGCCGTGAACGCCTTGTCCGTGCCCCTGAGAGCTTCGAAACTTAATGCGGCAGAATTAAGGGAGGTATGCAATAGCTGGAAGCTCTTTGCCAGTTCCAGTGAGAGTATTGCGCTTATTGCAGTTGTACCGTTTATGAACGCCACGCCCTCTTTCTCTGCAAAACTATATGGCGGTATACCTTCACGCTCAAAAACTTCAATTGATGGTCTGATTGTGCCGTTGTCATAAACTTCGCCTTCGCCCATCATTGCAAGGGCTATGTGTGCGAGAGGTGCCAAGTCACCGCTCGCGCCAACTGATCCGAACTGTGGAACAACGGGCAGGATTTTCTTGTTAAGCATCTTGATTAGAAGTGTTATCAGCTCCTTCCTTACGCCAGAGTAACCAATACTCAGAGAATTGGCGCGAATGAGCATCATTGCTCTTACGTATTCAGACTCCAGTCGATCTCCTACACCAGCTGAATGGCTTCTTATGAGATTTGCCTGCAGATCTTTCTCGTTCTCCCTTGGAATCTTTACATTAAGGAGGCTTCCAAAACCGGTGTTTACTCCATACACCATTTTTCCCGATTGAATTAGATCCATCAGCGACTTATGTGATCGTTCAATATTTTCCTCCGCAGTCGGAGAGAGTGAAACCTTTTCAAAACCTTTGGCAACGGATACTGTTTTTTCAATTGTCAGCGAAGAGCCATCAATGGTAACTGTCATGATCTGGAAATACCTGATTTATTTATAAAGAAGTTAGGTTGTTGATGTTAGCCTTATTAGTACCACTCTAAAATGAAGGTTGTAAAGATTCTCCTGAATGGTGTTCTATGGCCTCATTTCCAAAGACTTGATCTGATACATAGTATCAGAGAAAAAATGAGGGAAATCATAGAACCAACTACCGCTAAGGAACGAGCTAGCTCAAATCTTGTTTATGATTGATATAAGTTCTTCTTCATACTTCTTTGCTACCGATTCATCTGCACCCAGGTAGTCTTTTGACTGCTGCGATACACGAGCCATCATAATTTTTGTTCCTGACTGATCCTCAGAAAGAACAATCTTGCAAGGGAGGAAGAGTCCGTATTCACTGTTAATTCCAACCATTTCTTTAGCTGCTGATGGTTTGCAAACCTCAAGTATGTAATATGGAGGAAAAGTCTCTGAAAAACTCTTCTTGAGTATCTCCTGCATGTCAACATATGAAAGCAAAACGAATCCATCCTCTTTCAGAGAAGAGGATATTTTTGCAAAGCATTTGTCTGCCGATAGTTCAACTTTCCGTTCAAATTTGTACATTTGATATCGCCAACTGAGTAATCGATAGATCTTCAAGCAAGATAAATATTGTTTTTCATTTCCCAAAAGATTCAATCGCATCTTTGAGAATCTGCATGTGCATCAATGCTGGTGCTCCCGCCATGAGAACCGCTACAAACGATGCCTCAATTATCTCTTCTTCCGTGGCTCCGCTGTCTAGGGCCATTTTCACATGGTAGGTTATGCACCATTCACAGGTACTTGCTAGTGACAGGGCAATTGCAATAAGTTCCTTTGTCTTATTGTCCAAATTCCCTGCAGACATTACCGTTTTGTTGAAATTTTGAAAGGACTCAAAAGTAGCGGGAGCTTTCTCACCTGTATACCCCATCGTATCCATTACTTGCCTTAATAATTCTGCCGAAGACATTCTAATTCATCACTTCATATATGGCGAGGATATAGCCTTGGTGATAGGTGCAATAGAACACAAAACTTTCAACAGTCCGGAATAAAAACATATTCTCATGACCCTTATGTTGCTGCTCATGTTTAAATTCGTAGAAAATCTGCAGGTTTATCATTTATGCAACGTACGAATATCGCGACAATGTTGGGAAAGATAACAAAGGGAAATGCTGTTGACATTCTCTCAAGGTTTCCGGATAATTCAGTGGACCTAATTTTTGCGGATCCACCATATAACCTGCAGTTAGAGGACGAACTGTGGAGACCAAACCAGACGCGCGTAAATGCAGTAAACGACAGTTGGGATAAATTTGGAAGTTTTGAGGAGTACGATGACTTTACTATCAAGTGGCTGACTGAATGCAAGAGGATTCTTAAGGACTCTGGAGGCATCTGGGTCATAGGCACATACCACAATATTTTCAGACTCGGAAAGGTGATCCAGGACCTTGGTTTCTGGATAATAAACGACGTGGTCTGGATTAAGACGAATCCTATGCCAAATTTCAAGGGAACGAGATTCACAAATGCACATGAAACCCTGATTTTTTCGGTGAAAAATAAACACTCAAAATACACGTTTCATTACAAATCCATGAAAGCCTATAACGATGATCTTCAAATGCGAAGCGACTGGACGATCCCGATATGCAGCGGAAGAGAAAGACTAAGAATTGACGGTGAACGAGCTCATTCAACACAAAAGCCTGAAGAACTCATGAGACGGGTAATTCTTTCAACATCCAATCCAGGCGACGTAATTCTGGATCCGTTCATGGGAAGCGGAACTACAGGTGTAGTTGCAAAGATGCTTGGAAGAAAATTCATTGGCATAGAAATGGAAGAAAAGTATATCTCAGTGGCCATGGATCGCATATCCAAAACGGTGCCTGTCGCAGATGAATATCTCTCTTATCCCCTGGAAGTCAGGAAACCGAGGATCCCTTTTGGTGACCTTGTCGCTTCGGGGTTGATTAGGGATGGCGAGACCTTATACTCAGAATCGAGGGAATTTCAGGCTACGGTGCTAGCAAATGGAACTGTGGTTTCCGGAAATATTCAAGGATCTATACATTCAGTCAGTGCTAGGGTCCTTGGAAAGCCTGCATACAATGGATGGAAGTTCTGGTACGTCCTCAGAGATCAAAATATGGTAAGCATAGATGACCTGAGAAACGAAATAATAAAAAAGTGCTGCACGGAATATAAGGAGCGTTGAGCAATTCTCCGGAAAAAAAGAAGCATAGTATCAATCGAGGAGTTTTTAGTATGCAGGTGCCGGGATTTGGACCCGGGTCGAAAGCTTGGAAGGCTTCCGTGCTAGGCCAGACTACACTACACCTGCCTTCACATCCGAATGCCCAAAGTGGATAATTTATTTTCGATCGCACAGTATTCGTGCAATCATTTCATCGATCAAAAGTCCATGGAAAAATCGATAGGTGTTGATTGATTAACGCCATGATTTTCCCAGTACATTCTGAAGTTATAATCCGTGTTGACGCTACCGGCAAATGTGAAAACGATCTTGTGAACAGAAACCTGGGTAAAACTTTCGCCCGTCCAGGTGGTACTACTAGTTGGTCTATATTGGAG from Thermoplasmatales archaeon carries:
- a CDS encoding 4Fe-4S dicluster domain-containing protein; protein product: MNGKLNFKYEDCVECGTCFVACAHDSVTWTNPKGAHGVKYKFG
- a CDS encoding electron transfer flavoprotein subunit beta/FixA family protein gives rise to the protein MALELVVITKIVPDGSEVFIDPVNLTLNRSLATNVLNPADENALELALQVKARYGGRITVLSMTPPFAIPYLEECVGRGADRAILLSDKAVAGSDTYPTSLAIAAGIRHIGKVDIVFAGEKTSDSSTGHVGPGVAEFLDAELASYVSSVEYDDGYVIATREFEEGTEVVKIPTPAVVTVLTNSNNPRKASLRRKIDAIRQGVIVWDLKEVGLPPYAVGLRNSPTIVKRMIPFPRRDRKAEKITIENIGKLVDVFEQNKLIKGGE
- a CDS encoding electron transfer flavoprotein subunit alpha/FixB family protein, with the translated sequence MVELVKATPPEDISQWKDVMVYCETFQNKLTRAAQEMIGRGRSMADKTKTKLIGVVIGSDISDTAKEAGYYGCDRVIAFQSSAFDMYKSRPFTDNLTAAVKEAKPNILIVPGTHNGRDLAARTAIRVQSGLTADCMEIDVEEETGILIARRPDYGDSTMSEIRCEKHRPQMATSRPGTFEVPPRDDKRKFKVDLREVKVKKGQIKEEILSFKPRSGEDISTAKIVVAGGLGMGKPEGLRLVEELANELGGVVGVSRPIADIGWISRSHQVGQTGITVRPNLYIAAGISGKPQHTVGMANSKLIVSINTDPDAEMNKNADYVIVDDLYNVIPALIEEIKKRKGAENIEVTQKKKKKA
- a CDS encoding threonine--tRNA ligase yields the protein MKISFVAGESFGDLLKKNGVKGAIAVLVNGTARDLSAVAAGDETIEPVFLESPDGLKILRHSAAHLLAQAVMELYPDAKLNAGPATDDGFYYDIEMPPPTEEDLARIEGRMHKLSDANYPIIRKEMTREELISRFSGNRYKIDKVIANVPAGSKSTVYIQGNFGDFCLGPHVPSTGYIKYFRLLNVASTNYKGDEKETRLVRIYGTVFTKEKDLKAFLQNREEAAKRDHRKIGKEMDLFTFDTDVALGFPFYPPNGVIVRNELMTFMKGLNSEFGWEEVATPHVYRDILWKRSGHYAKYRSNMFVFTLDDGDSYGIKPMNCPGHIIIFQRSPKSYREMPVRYSEQATVYRYEKSGEVGGLTRPRMFTQDDGHAFLRLDQVLQEVKSILRMVSIVYSTIFGKIDMNYDLSIIDKEKPDDFLISYICSSCGTKIEARKASLSEELSCPNCGGKDFKPDFTHWDQATDQLKEALNDEGIVYGEKIGEAAFYGPKIDIHIKDALGRLWQVATIQIDFFMPINFGLFYVNQDGIQEKPVIVHRAIYGSYERFMAILIEHFAGKFPTWLSPLQAYVVPVSEKFDSYARNVASELSKEGIRAKIDLGSETLNKKLKMIRSMRPSYILVVGEREEKENTISVRNRKGEQKVMPVSGFISAVLKEINEKNPVQTI
- the hutH gene encoding histidine ammonia-lyase is translated as MTVTIDGSSLTIEKTVSVAKGFEKVSLSPTAEENIERSHKSLMDLIQSGKMVYGVNTGFGSLLNVKIPRENEKDLQANLIRSHSAGVGDRLESEYVRAMMLIRANSLSIGYSGVRKELITLLIKMLNKKILPVVPQFGSVGASGDLAPLAHIALAMMGEGEVYDNGTIRPSIEVFEREGIPPYSFAEKEGVAFINGTTAISAILSLELAKSFQLLHTSLNSAALSFEALRGTDKAFTAWAVETRRHNGQKAIAAQFRNIISGSENVMASSKTKIQDAYSLRCIPQVYGAVLDTLNYVNTVVQDEINSVTDNPLIKGDDYVSVGNFHGEPVAFGCDFVSIALTDLGNIIERRIARMVDSNLSGLPPFLVENSGYNSGYMIPQYVAASLCNMNKVLSYPSSADSIPTSANQEDHVSMGMNSALKLIQVNKNLERIIAIEFLLGSQGTEFLDLPIAPKVQAVKEVIRSEVPKLTGDRPSYNDINKIIDLIESRKLTPLREEKEGQ
- a CDS encoding DUF302 domain-containing protein; this encodes MYKFERKVELSADKCFAKISSSLKEDGFVLLSYVDMQEILKKSFSETFPPYYILEVCKPSAAKEMVGINSEYGLFLPCKIVLSEDQSGTKIMMARVSQQSKDYLGADESVAKKYEEELISIINKI
- a CDS encoding carboxymuconolactone decarboxylase family protein; the protein is MSSAELLRQVMDTMGYTGEKAPATFESFQNFNKTVMSAGNLDNKTKELIAIALSLASTCEWCITYHVKMALDSGATEEEIIEASFVAVLMAGAPALMHMQILKDAIESFGK
- a CDS encoding site-specific DNA-methyltransferase, with the translated sequence MQRTNIATMLGKITKGNAVDILSRFPDNSVDLIFADPPYNLQLEDELWRPNQTRVNAVNDSWDKFGSFEEYDDFTIKWLTECKRILKDSGGIWVIGTYHNIFRLGKVIQDLGFWIINDVVWIKTNPMPNFKGTRFTNAHETLIFSVKNKHSKYTFHYKSMKAYNDDLQMRSDWTIPICSGRERLRIDGERAHSTQKPEELMRRVILSTSNPGDVILDPFMGSGTTGVVAKMLGRKFIGIEMEEKYISVAMDRISKTVPVADEYLSYPLEVRKPRIPFGDLVASGLIRDGETLYSESREFQATVLANGTVVSGNIQGSIHSVSARVLGKPAYNGWKFWYVLRDQNMVSIDDLRNEIIKKCCTEYKER